The nucleotide window GTGAAATGGACAAAGATGATATAATCTTTTTTGACCTTTTTGAGGGATTTCCAGGTGTATGTTATTAGAACCGTGCTCCTTGAGATTTCACTTAGATTGTATATACAGAACCTTGTCAGTTCGATGCTGTTTCCGAAAACTGCAGAGATGTTCTCGCAGTTATCACTGTCAGACTTCTCTTCGGGGAGGGGAGTACTGTTCCTCCTTGCATACAATACTCCAATAGCCCCGTCTGGAAATTTGTATCTGGATACTGGATAGAACTCTCTGGTGATGTTGTTGTACTTTTTAAATATTGCCCGAGCTCTCTTCACATAGTCAAGTGCCCACGGCTCCGATAGGAATCCTCCCTCTGTGTAGAGCACGTAATCTGCCGATAGTAAGGGAATTATATTCCTCTCATTGGTGGGTTCTATGACATCTATGTGCTTGTCTTCCATCAAACTTCTGTATCTCAATGGCCAGGAGATCCATGGATTCTGGGCCAGAATATAGAGTGTCACGGGATCGTCACTTGTATCGTTGATGTCTGCAAGTATCTCCTTAATGTTCCAATCCCTTTCGTCTGTCTTCAGGTACTCCGCCCATTCAACATGACCGAAAATCCTGCTCTCATAGAATCCGGTTGCAAAAATTCTGCCCCCTGATACTGGGATCATGTTAGGATCCTCTATGAGTGTTCTCTGGGAGATAACGCCCTGAAACGTTAGAACGTTCACAATTCCAGATACCATTAAGACGATGGTAACTGCAATTGCTGCATATTTTTTTCGTTTGAATATCTTGTGTATCCCTATCCCAATCACCAGTCCCATAAATGGTATCATGGGCATGAGGAACCGGGGTGCTTTGTTTCTAGTCAATGTGAATATCAGGAACCCCGTGATTATTTGAATAATCAGGAGGCTCTCAAAGTCGTCTTTTCTAAGCTTGAGGACTACAATGAACATCCCAATTAACACGATGGTTCCAAGTAGCCCGAAATAGTAATTTATGCTTGAACTGGGGTAATATATGAAAGATTGCAGCGTTAGAATTGGGGGATCCCCTTCAAGGGCACCGCTGACTTGGCTGTTGTACTTTAGTGCCGAGAGCAGGGCTTTGAAGTTCGGTATGTACCACCAGCCCGCCACCAGTACTGCCAAAACGCTCAGCGTAAGGAGGTTCTTGAGCTCATTTTTTCTTTGTTTCAGGATTCCTCTTATCCCGAGGGTCAGAGGGCTGATGGACAGGTTCAACTCGTAAAAAACCGGAACCATGACAAAGATCGGAAAGGTCCACTTTGCCAGTAGTCCCGCCCCTAGAGAAATCCCCGAGAGGACGGAGTATCTTCTTGATCTGAAACCGTTGCTCTTTAGGAGTAAGTACCAGGTTAGTACTGCCATGGCGGTAAGGGGGATGTCCAGCATGAATGTTATTGCCTGATCCAGGATTAGCGGGGAAGTTAGGACCGCAAACACTGCAATAATGGAGGGGACTCTGCTTCCAGTAAACTCCGAAAGCTTGTACAACGCGTAGACCAGTATCACAATGAACACGGCGTTTTCGATGAATATGCCGACTCTGGGATCTGGGCCTGTAATCGCGTAGATCGGGATGGGAATTAACGTTGCCAGTGGGGGATAGTATCGGTCTATCGTTATCATGGAGTGAGGGGATAGGGTTCGGATGGCTTGATAATATTTGATGCTGTCCATAAAATGGATCGCCGGATCCCATATCATCGGTGTCATAGTCGTG belongs to Thermococcus camini and includes:
- a CDS encoding ArnT family glycosyltransferase; translated protein: MITIDRYYPPLATLIPIPIYAITGPDPRVGIFIENAVFIVILVYALYKLSEFTGSRVPSIIAVFAVLTSPLILDQAITFMLDIPLTAMAVLTWYLLLKSNGFRSRRYSVLSGISLGAGLLAKWTFPIFVMVPVFYELNLSISPLTLGIRGILKQRKNELKNLLTLSVLAVLVAGWWYIPNFKALLSALKYNSQVSGALEGDPPILTLQSFIYYPSSSINYYFGLLGTIVLIGMFIVVLKLRKDDFESLLIIQIITGFLIFTLTRNKAPRFLMPMIPFMGLVIGIGIHKIFKRKKYAAIAVTIVLMVSGIVNVLTFQGVISQRTLIEDPNMIPVSGGRIFATGFYESRIFGHVEWAEYLKTDERDWNIKEILADINDTSDDPVTLYILAQNPWISWPLRYRSLMEDKHIDVIEPTNERNIIPLLSADYVLYTEGGFLSEPWALDYVKRARAIFKKYNNITREFYPVSRYKFPDGAIGVLYARRNSTPLPEEKSDSDNCENISAVFGNSIELTRFCIYNLSEISRSTVLITYTWKSLKKVKKDYIIFVHFTPKGSIDAKFQQDHGPCGGKCPTSSWQPGDTVTESYVVQIPSGCYTIRLGFWDPASGERLEVDEIHNDGYNRAIVSTVCNDESHAIITNGTQKRR